Sequence from the Microbacterium dextranolyticum genome:
ACCGGAGAAGCGCACGCGGGTCGAGAACATCTCACCGTAGAACGCGGGCCACACCGCGTTCGCGGCGGCGTACCCGCACGAGAACGTCAGCACCGCGAGGGCGAACGTGAGCGGTGCGATGCCGCTGCTCATCGAGAGCATGTAGAAGGGCATGAGGACGGCCGACGACAGGGCGCCGTAGATGAACACCGGTTTGCGCCCGATACGGTCCGCGAGGTTTCCGAACATCGGCTGGGTTCCGAGGGCCACGATGTTGGCGACGACGACGAGCCAGAGCGTCAGTGACGAATCCAACCCGACGACCTTGCCGTAGGCGAGGGCGAGGTTCCCGAAGACCGTCGAGACGGCGGCGATGAACGCGCAGAGGATGACGCGGATGACATCGCGCCAGTGATCGCGCAGAAGCGGGATGAGAGGCATCCGCGAGATCCGGCCCTCGGCCTTCGCCTCTTCGAACTCGGGCGTCTCGTGCAGGGTGCGGCGGATGAAGAACGCGACGATCACGACGACGGCGCTGAGCCAGAACGGGACACGCCATCCCCACGAGTACTTCAGGTCGTCGGGCATGGCGACCACCGGAATGAAGATGAGGGCGGCGAGGATCTGCCCGCCCTGCGTCCCGGTCAGAGTCCAGGAGGTGAAGAAGGCGCGCCGATCGTCCGGGGCATGCTCGAGCGTGAGCGACGAGGCGCCGGCCTGCTCGCCCGCGGCGGACAGACCCTGCATCAGTCGGCAGACGACCAGGAGCGCGGGTGCGAACCAGCCGATCTGGGCGAATCCGGGCAGGCATCCGATGATGAACGTGGACGCTCCCATCAGCAGCAGCGTGAACATCAGCACCTTCTGGCGCCCGATGCGGTCGCCGAAGTGCCCGAGGATCACGGCGCCGACGGGGCGCGCGATGTACGCGAACCCGAAGGTCGCGAACGACATCACGAGCGCGGCCTGGTCGCCGGACGGGAAGAACACGGTCGGGAAGATCAGCGCGGCGGCCGATCCGAAGAGGAAGAAGTCGTAATACTCGACGGCGCTTCCCATGAAGGAGGCGACGGCGGCCTTCACGGGGGTCTTCCGCGTCATTGCGGGTGCGGACATGGGGGTCATTCTCCTTGTTGTCGGGTGAGGGCGCCGTTATCGGGCGAGGACGTCGTGGTCGGCGTCCACGAGGCGGTGGAAGTGGGCGGTCATGCGGTCGGCGTCGGGGCGTTCCCCGGTGATCAGTTCGAACGCGTCGACGGCCTGATGGACCGCCATGCGACCGCCGTCGAGCGTGCGGCAGCCGCGTGCGCGGGCGGCCGCGAGCAAAGCCGTGTCGAACGGTCGGTAGACGATGTCGGCGACCCACAGGTCGGCGTGCAGCAGATCAGCCGGCAGAGGAAGGCCGGGGTGCTCGGCCATGCCGGTCGGCGTGCAGTGCACCAGTCCGTCGGCCGCCGCGAGCAGGCGCGCGAGATCGGTCGAGGAAGCGGCGCGTGCACGGGAGCCGCCGTGCCGGGCGCAGAGATCGGCGGCCAGACGGGCGGCGCGATCCGGGTCGACGTCGACGATGCTGAGCTCGGTCACTCCGACCCGCAACAGGGCGTCGCCGACCGCGGAACCCGCACCCCCGGCGCCGAGCTGCACGACGCGGTCCGTCCTGACGTCGGGGAGCCCGGTGAGGAATCCGGCGGCGAACCCCGTCGTGTCGGTGTTGTAGCCGATACGACCGCTCGGGGTGAGGAGCACCGTGTTGACGGCGCCGAGGGCTGCCGCGAGCGGGTCGACGGCGTCCAGATGGGCGATCACCGTCTGCTTGCACGGGTGGGTGATGTTCAGGGCGTCGTAGCCGAGCCGCTCCGCCCAGGTGAGGACCTCTCCGATGGCGTCGGGGGAGAGGCTCAGCGTGGTGAGGTCGATCGGCCGGTACACGTAGTCCAGTCCGAGCGCGGCAGCCTCGGCCATGTGCATCGGCGGCGTGAGCGAGGGGGTGACGCCCGTGCCGACGAGGCCGACGAGGTACGGACGTCCCGCAGCGGTGCTGCTGCTCATGAGTACTCCTTCGTACGATCCGGTTATGTACTAACCGGTACGTCCAGAGTGAAGCATGAGAAATCGACGAGTGTCAATGATTTTTTACGGCGCGAGTCACCGCGCGTGCAGCCACGCGACGACGACGTCGCCGATGAGGCTGCGCCAGTGCGCGCGGTCGCGGGAGAAGTCGGTGTCGAACAGGTACGCGAACGTATAGCGGTTCGCGACCTGGAACACGCAGTACGAGCTGATGAGCAGGTGGACGTCGATCGCCGACACGTCATCGCGGAATGCTCCAGTCGCGCGCCCGCGTTCGAGGATGTCGTCGAGGAGCGTCTTGGCGGGCTGCGAGAGCGTGCGCAGCGTGTCGATCCGACGGATGAACTCGCCACGGTGGATGTTCTCGATCGACACGAGGCGGATGAACGCATCGTGGCTGACGTGGTGGTCGAAGGTGAGCTCGGCGAGTTCGCGGATGGCGTCGACGGGATCGGCATGCCTCACGTCGATCGCGCGCTCCGCCTCGCGGATGCCGCGATACGCGCTTTCCAGGACGGCCAGGTAGAGGCCTTCCTTGCTGCCGAAGTAGTAGTAGATCATCCGCTTCGTCGTGCGCGTCCGCTCTGCGATGTCGTCGACGCGCGCCCCGGAGTACCCGTCCTCGGCGAACACCTCGGTCGCCACGGCCAGCAGCTCGGCACGGGTGCGTTCGGCGTCTCTCGAGGCGGCGGGTGCGGGCATCCTCCGATGCTATCCGCCAGCTCCCGTGTCATGCCGCGAGAGGCCGCCAGGGTCTTCCCTCGGCAATGTACTGCCTGGTACATTGCCCGCCATGAGAACGTCGATCGCCACGGTGTGCGTCAGCGGCACGCTCGTCGAGAAGCTGCACGCGTGTGCCGCTGCCGGATTCGACGGGGTCGAGATCTTCGCCCCCGATCTGGTGGCCGCTCGCGAGAGCCCCGAAGAGATCCGAGCTTTGGCGGCGCGCCTCGGTCTGCGGCTCGATCTCTACCAGCCGCTCCGCGACGTCGAAGGAGTGGACGAGGCGGAGTTCGCGCGGGTGCTGCGCCGGGCCGAGGCGACCTTCGCGCTCACGGAGCGGCTGGGCATCGACACGGTCCTCTGCTGCAGCAACGTTGCGACCGCCACGATCGACGACGACGAAACGAGCGCGGCCCAGCTGCGCGCCCTCGGCGATCTCGCGGCCGCCCGCGGCATCCGTATCGCGTTCGAAGCGCTGGCGTGGGGCCGGTTCGTGGACGATTACCGCCGTGCGTGGCGGATCGTGGAACTCGCCGACCATCCGGCGGTCGGCGTGTGCCTCGATTCGTTCCACATCCTCTCTCGAGGGCACGACCCCGCCGCCATCCGCACCATTCCCGGCGAGCGCATCTTCTTCGTGCAGCTCGCGGACGCACCGCGCCTCTCGCTCGACGTGCTCTCGTGGAGTCGGCACCACCGCCTCTTCCCGGGAGAGGGGGCGTTCGATCTCGTCGGCTTCATGGGGCACATCCTGCATGCGGGCTACGTCGGACCGTGGTCGCTCGAAGTGTTCAACGACACGTTCCGACAGACCGACGTCGCCCGGACCGCGGCCCACGCGCACCGCTCGCTCCGGTGGCTGGAGGATGCCGTCGCGCGCTCGGACGCGGCGCTGGGCGGGCTGCGGATGCTTCCCGACTCGGCGGCGCCGTCCGGTGTCGACTTCGTCGAGATCAGGGCCGAAGACACCTCCGACGTCGAGGAGCTGCTGGCACAAGCGGGGTTCACATCGCGGGGCCGTCACCGGACGAAGCCCGTCACCCTCTGGACAGCGGGTCGCGCGCGGGTGGTGCTGAACGAGCAGCACGCGCGGGACCTCGTGCCGCATCTGGCTGCGATCGGGTTCGAGGTGGACGATGCGGATGCCGTGTCGCGTCGTGTCGACGACCGCCGCTGCATCCGACTGTTCCGACGCACGTACGCCGCCGAAGAGCCGCTCGGTGCCGTCGTGGCGCCCGACGGCATGGGAGTGCTCTGGTCGCAGGCGGCGGATGCCGGCGAGCCGGGCTGGGTCGCGGAGTTCGAGCATGGCGGAGCACACGTGGCCACCGGGGTGGTCGGTGTCGATCACGTGAGCATGACCCAGCCGTGGCATGTGATCGACGAGAGCGTGCTGTTCTACGCCGCGGCCTTCGGTCTGCGGCCCACGAGCGTCACCGACGTCCCCGGGCCTCAGGGACTGGTCCACTCGCGAGTGCTCGCGAGTCCGGACGGGCGTGTGCGCCTGCCGCTGAACGTCGCCCCGCCGATCGTGGCCGAACGCGGCGGCGAGGCGGCACACGCGCAGCACATCGCCTTCCTCTGCGCGGACGTGCGCGAGCTGGCGCGCGCCGCCAGGCGGCGAGGAATGGAGATCCTCCCCATCCCCGACAACTACTACGACGACCTCGCGGCGAGGTTCGACCTCGACCGCGCGCTTCTCGCCGAACTGCACGACCTGGGCCTCGTCTACGACCGGGACGGCGACGGCGAGTACCTGCACCTCTACACCCGCACTGTCGGGCAGGTCTTCCTCGAGTTCGTGGAGCGGCGCGGTGGCTACGACGGGTTCGGCGCAGGGAACGCGCCCGTACGGCTCACCTCGCAACGCGCCGACGGAGCCACGGCGGGTAGGGTGAGGTCGTGACCACCGCCTCTCGTCGGCTGCTCCTCGTCAACGGGCCGAATCTGAACCTGCTCGGCACACGCGAACCCGGCATCTACGGGCACGTGACCCTCGCCGACGTCGAACGGATCGCGACGGAGGCCGCCGCGGAGCGGGGATTCGAGATTCGCGCCGTGCAGAGCAACCACGAGGGCGTGCTGCTCGACGCGATCCACGATGCGCGAACGGACTGCGCGGGCATCGTCATCAACCCGGGCGGGCTGACCCACACCTCCGTCGTGCTGCGCGACGCACTCTCGGGGGTGGCTCTTCCCGTCGCGGAGGTCCATATCTCCAACGTGTACGAGCGCGAGGAGTTCCGACACCATTCCTACGTGCACGATGTGGCTCTGGTCCACGTGATCGGCGAGGGTGCGCCCGGTTACTCTCGCGCGGTGAGCCTTCTGATCGACGCGATCACGGGCGCCGCCGAGGGCTGATCCGGGCGCGAGGCGGACCCATCCCGTAAGATGGGGCGCTGGGCCGACGGCTGTCGCCGCGCCCGCAGACCTCACGACGAACGGAAACTCCCACTCATGGCATCCACTGCAGACATCAAGAACGGCGTCGTCCTCAACATCGACGGACAGCTCTGGAGCGTCGTGGAGTTCCAACACGTCAAGCCTGGCAAGGGCGGTGCGTTCGTGCGCACCAAGTTGAAGAACGTGATGACCGGCAAGGTCGTCGACCGGACATTCAACGCCGGTGCGAAGGTCGAGCTCGAGAACGTCGACCGCCGCGACTTCACCTACCTCTACAACGACGGTGACAGCTTCGTGTTCATGGACGTCGACAACTACGACCAGCTCTCGGTGGGTGCGGCGACCGTCGGCGACGCGGCGAACTTCCTGCTGGAGAACCAGCAGGTGCAGATCGCCCTGAACAACGACAACCCGCTCTATGTCGAGATGCCGGCCTCGGTGGTCCTCGAGATCACCTACACCGAGCCGGGCCTCCAAGGAGACCGTTCGTCCGCCGGCACGAAGCCCGCGACGGTCGAGACGGGCTATGAGATCCAGGTCCCGCTGTTCGTCGAGCAGGGCACGAAGGTCAAGGTCGACACCCGCACGGGCGACTACCTCGGCCGCGTCAGCTGACGCGTGAGCGCCCGCAGCAAGGCGCGCAAGCGCGCCCTCGACATCCTGTTCCAGTCCGACATCCGCGGCGACGAACTCCCCGTGACCCTCGCCGCCGAGGCGAAGCGCGCGGCGAGCGAGCCTGCCCGTGAGGCGTCGTGGCTGTACGCCCGCGAGATCGTCGACGGCGTCATCGAGGAGCAGAGCGCGATCGACGAGCAGATCGTCACGCACGCGCGCGATTGGAAGATCGAGCGGATGCCGGCGGTGGACCGTGCCATCCTCCGGATCGCGGTCTGGGAGCTGCTCTTCAACGACGAGGTGCCCGCCGCGGTCGCGATCGACGAGGCGGTGGAACTCGCCAAGGAGTTCTCGACCGACGAATCGGGCTCGTTCGTGCATGGGGTGCTGGCGCGCGTCGCGCGGGCGAGCTGATTCGAGCCGCGGCGCGCGCCGACCTGCGGCGGCGACGGCGGCGCCCCGTCGCGACACCGCTCGTCCGTGTCGGCGGTGCTCGGCAGGATGGATGTCATGACGTCGTGGCGGTCCGTGCTGCTTGCGCCGCCGGCCGACGCCGGTGATGCGCTGGCGCTCGGCGTGGAGCTGCGTCGCCGCGAGTCCGCGGATGCCGCGCACTGGGGTCCGCGCCGGGTGCGCGCTGCCACAGTGGAAGATCTCTCCGACGATCGTGCCGAGTTCACGCTCGGCGTGCGGCCATTGTCGCGTCGCCGCGAATCCGGCGGCTGGGTCCGAGGCGACGTCTCATGGGACGCCCTGCGACGAGGCGCCGGCGCTTTCCGCGCCGACCAGCGCACGTGGTTCGTCGAGCTGTACGGCATCGCCCATGACGTGCGGCTGCTCGCCGGCCTGCGCGACGACTCGGACTGGGTGACACTGGACAGCGTCACCTCGCCGCTGCTGTGGTCGCACCTGAGGGCGGCCGCAGCCGTGGAGGTGCCCGTCGTCGCCGCCGCTCGCCGCCAGCAGGTCCAGATCGCGTCGTCGGCCGATGTCGCGGTGCGCATCTCTCGCGCGTCCGAAGGGGCGCTCCGTCTGCGCGCGCAGGTCGCGCTCGACGGACGAGGCATCGACGCCGGCAGCATCCGTGCCATCGGGACGTCGGGTGTCTACGCGGTCGACGCGGACGCGACCCTCATCCGGATCACCCTCGGCGAGTCGGCGCTCGGCGACGGCGTCGTCGGCCTGCTCGCGGCACGCTCCGGTGTCGTCGTGCCCGCGAGCGACGCTCGGGATTTCGCGCGGTTGGCGCTCCCACAGTTGCAACGCCGGGGGATGCTCACGACCGATCCCGACGTCGTGCTGCCGCGCGCCGAGCCCACGGTGCTCGTGGCAACGGTGGTCTTCGGCGCGGGCGACCCTGGCACAGGTGGCTCCGGCGGAGGGGGTTCTGACGCAGAGGATTCGGTGGCGTACCGGCTCGAATGGCTGCGCCGCGGAATCCGGCGTGCGCCGTGGTCCCACACCGAGTCCGGCGATGGTGATGAGAGCGCTGTGCGCGACGCCGTCGCGGCGGCATGGGCGGTGGCCCCGGATCTGCCGTACGGTGAGGCGTCGAGGCTCTATGGGGTGGATGCCGCCGAGTTCGTCGCGCTCGTGCTGCCCGCCCTCGAGGCGCTCGACGGCGTGCGGGTGGAGATCCGCGGACAGCGGCGCGAGTTCCGCGAACTGCGCGGTGAACCGCGGATCACGGTCCGCACCGTCGAGACCGATGATCCCGACTGGTTCGACCTCGGCATCATCGTCGAGATCGACGGCCGCCGCATCCCGTTCACCCCGCTGTTCACCGCGCTCGCCCTGCGACGCAAGAAGATGCTCCTCGCCGACGGCCGCTTCTTCTCGCT
This genomic interval carries:
- a CDS encoding TetR family transcriptional regulator, with the translated sequence MPAPAASRDAERTRAELLAVATEVFAEDGYSGARVDDIAERTRTTKRMIYYYFGSKEGLYLAVLESAYRGIREAERAIDVRHADPVDAIRELAELTFDHHVSHDAFIRLVSIENIHRGEFIRRIDTLRTLSQPAKTLLDDILERGRATGAFRDDVSAIDVHLLISSYCVFQVANRYTFAYLFDTDFSRDRAHWRSLIGDVVVAWLHAR
- a CDS encoding MFS transporter; protein product: MSAPAMTRKTPVKAAVASFMGSAVEYYDFFLFGSAAALIFPTVFFPSGDQAALVMSFATFGFAYIARPVGAVILGHFGDRIGRQKVLMFTLLLMGASTFIIGCLPGFAQIGWFAPALLVVCRLMQGLSAAGEQAGASSLTLEHAPDDRRAFFTSWTLTGTQGGQILAALIFIPVVAMPDDLKYSWGWRVPFWLSAVVVIVAFFIRRTLHETPEFEEAKAEGRISRMPLIPLLRDHWRDVIRVILCAFIAAVSTVFGNLALAYGKVVGLDSSLTLWLVVVANIVALGTQPMFGNLADRIGRKPVFIYGALSSAVLMPFYMLSMSSGIAPLTFALAVLTFSCGYAAANAVWPAFYGEMFSTRVRFSGMAIGTQLGFLMAGFAPSIVAALGGVSADGGWIVISVFTAVIALIAAASAATARETRTVPTAQVGGVRATERERTRVAA
- a CDS encoding shikimate dehydrogenase, encoding MSSSTAAGRPYLVGLVGTGVTPSLTPPMHMAEAAALGLDYVYRPIDLTTLSLSPDAIGEVLTWAERLGYDALNITHPCKQTVIAHLDAVDPLAAALGAVNTVLLTPSGRIGYNTDTTGFAAGFLTGLPDVRTDRVVQLGAGGAGSAVGDALLRVGVTELSIVDVDPDRAARLAADLCARHGGSRARAASSTDLARLLAAADGLVHCTPTGMAEHPGLPLPADLLHADLWVADIVYRPFDTALLAAARARGCRTLDGGRMAVHQAVDAFELITGERPDADRMTAHFHRLVDADHDVLAR
- the nusB gene encoding transcription antitermination factor NusB; translated protein: MSARSKARKRALDILFQSDIRGDELPVTLAAEAKRAASEPAREASWLYAREIVDGVIEEQSAIDEQIVTHARDWKIERMPAVDRAILRIAVWELLFNDEVPAAVAIDEAVELAKEFSTDESGSFVHGVLARVARAS
- the aroQ gene encoding type II 3-dehydroquinate dehydratase produces the protein MTTASRRLLLVNGPNLNLLGTREPGIYGHVTLADVERIATEAAAERGFEIRAVQSNHEGVLLDAIHDARTDCAGIVINPGGLTHTSVVLRDALSGVALPVAEVHISNVYEREEFRHHSYVHDVALVHVIGEGAPGYSRAVSLLIDAITGAAEG
- a CDS encoding bifunctional sugar phosphate isomerase/epimerase/4-hydroxyphenylpyruvate dioxygenase family protein → MRTSIATVCVSGTLVEKLHACAAAGFDGVEIFAPDLVAARESPEEIRALAARLGLRLDLYQPLRDVEGVDEAEFARVLRRAEATFALTERLGIDTVLCCSNVATATIDDDETSAAQLRALGDLAAARGIRIAFEALAWGRFVDDYRRAWRIVELADHPAVGVCLDSFHILSRGHDPAAIRTIPGERIFFVQLADAPRLSLDVLSWSRHHRLFPGEGAFDLVGFMGHILHAGYVGPWSLEVFNDTFRQTDVARTAAHAHRSLRWLEDAVARSDAALGGLRMLPDSAAPSGVDFVEIRAEDTSDVEELLAQAGFTSRGRHRTKPVTLWTAGRARVVLNEQHARDLVPHLAAIGFEVDDADAVSRRVDDRRCIRLFRRTYAAEEPLGAVVAPDGMGVLWSQAADAGEPGWVAEFEHGGAHVATGVVGVDHVSMTQPWHVIDESVLFYAAAFGLRPTSVTDVPGPQGLVHSRVLASPDGRVRLPLNVAPPIVAERGGEAAHAQHIAFLCADVRELARAARRRGMEILPIPDNYYDDLAARFDLDRALLAELHDLGLVYDRDGDGEYLHLYTRTVGQVFLEFVERRGGYDGFGAGNAPVRLTSQRADGATAGRVRS
- the efp gene encoding elongation factor P; the protein is MASTADIKNGVVLNIDGQLWSVVEFQHVKPGKGGAFVRTKLKNVMTGKVVDRTFNAGAKVELENVDRRDFTYLYNDGDSFVFMDVDNYDQLSVGAATVGDAANFLLENQQVQIALNNDNPLYVEMPASVVLEITYTEPGLQGDRSSAGTKPATVETGYEIQVPLFVEQGTKVKVDTRTGDYLGRVS